The stretch of DNA ATTTTGAATAAGAATTCAAACGAACTTATGAAGAAAACTGAGTATGCTCTATTAAATGCTGGTTATACTAAAAACTCAATCGATGCATTGTATGAAACGTCGAAGGATTTAAATCATGTTTCAAATTTTGTTGTTAATAAAATAGACATTTCAAGCATTGATGAATTTGAAATAATTACCAATCTACATGGAATCCCAGAAAATTATGACCCTGCTATGTCCTTTGACTCAGCAAGCGCAAGAATTTTTTCTAATGTTCATGCTGGCTTGTTGATACAGGGCAATTCAACCGAAGTTTTCCCAGGGCTTGCTAAGAGCTGGTATGTTGAAGATGATAATAGAACATGGGTTTTCAATTTAAGAAGAGGTGCAAAATTTCACAACGGAAGAGAAATTACGGCGGATGATGTGAAATATTCATTTGAGAGATTATTAAGCCCAAAACTTGAATCTCCAAATGCTTGGTTTTTAGGACTTGTAGAAGGCAGCGATGAGTATCAAAAGGGTAGGGCGACAAATGTTAGTGGAATTAGCGTTGTTGATAAATACAAAATCAAAATTAGATTAAAGTCGCCGTATACAGGATTTTTATTAAATCTTGCTCAAAGCGCGTGTGCAGTTATTGCAAGAGAGGATGCTGAAAGAGGAACAATTACTGGATGTGGACCATATTATATTGATGAGGCGAATGAAAATAAGTGCGTTTTAAACGCATTTAAGGATTACTTTGGTGGTGCCCCATATGTAGATAGAATAGTTCTAAAATTTAAAGATGAGAATTTGGTTGAAGAGTTTTTAAATGGCAAATATGATTTCATATACTTTGAAGATAAAGCAACGCTTGACAAATTAAAAACTTCTGGATATAGCAACATTATCATGCAAAATATGATGTCAACAACCTATGGAGGTTTCAATTTAAATTCTAACTCAGCTCTTATTAGGGATAAAGAGATAAGACAGGCTATAAACTATGCAATCGATAAAAATAGAATTATTGATACATTAATGAAGGGTATGGCTCAAGAATCCAGGGGACCACTACCTCCTGGTATGCTCGATAACAAATATTTGTCAGGCTATTCGTATAATCCACAAAAGGCAAGGGAAATATTGAATAGAAGAAATATTAAAAATGAAACTTTGATAATTCAAACAAGAACAGGAACGGGTAATAATACCTATGAACTTATAGCAGAAATGATAAAAGAAGATTTGGAGAAGATAGGTATTAGGTGTTCAATTGAAAAGGTTTTACCGCAGCAATATTTGAAGGCAGAAACAATAGCGAAATGCCACATATTTATTAGCGGCTGGATTGCAGATACAGGAGACCCTGATAATTATCTAGAACCATTATTTAATCCAGAAAACTTCACTGATTTTACTAGGTATGAAAACAGCAAAGTATTAGAATTGATGAAACAAGCAAGAGAAGTAATAAATCCTCAAAAAAGAATTGAACTTTATAAGGAAATACAAAGAATTATAGTGGAGGATGCACCTTGGATATTCCTGTATCATCCGCAGTCAGGATTGGCAATAAAAGATGGGATTGTCGGAGTAAGATTATCTTCATTGGGCAAGATTAAATTTGACGACATTTTGATAGAGAATAAATTATAAAATGCCCAGAAAGGGGAGTATTAGTGAAAAATATGCAGCATATATTAGTTTGTGTTACTCAGCAAAAAACCTGCGAAAGACTTATTAAAAAGGGAGCTGAACTTAAGAAAGACTTTGGAGGAGAGTTATTCGTTATTCATGTAGCAAAGGATGGGGATAATTTTTTAGATAATCCTATGCAAAATGATGCGTTAGAATACCTTTTCGATATCTCTAAGGAATATGAAGCTTCGATGACTGTCTTGAGATCTAATAATGTAGTTGAAGCTATTGAAAAGTTTGCAAAAGAAAACGATATATCTCAGATTGTGTTAGGTGCAGCTCCAGGAGACGTAAAAGAAAACATTATACTGAAAGGACTGTATGAAAAACTTCCTAAGTGCGAATTCCATATAGTTAACAATTAATCAGTGGGTATTCCCACTGATTTTTTAATATGCTGTAAAAATAATGTATAATTTAAGATAATAAGTAAATAATAGTGCTAAAAGAATAAATTACATAAAAATTAGAATTGAAAAAATTTTCTGAATATAGTATTATCTTAGTAAGACCTATTATTAAAATAAATGAGGTGATTAACATGGTTCAAGTAATCACCGGCGAAAAAGGTGCCGGAAAGACAAAGAAACTCATTTCAATTGCAAATGAAATGATTTCAAGCACAAAGGGCCATATTGTTTATATCAGCAACAACATGGAGAACATCTTTGATTTGAATTCTCGTATTAGGCTTATTGATACCTCTCAGTTTCCCATATCTTCAATCGATTCATTTTTAGGTTTTGTTTATGGCATAATTTCAGAGGACTATGATATCGACACTATTTTCATCGATAACTTAAACAACATATTTAAAGATAATTTTGAGCTGGTGGAGGAGTTTATTAAGAATATTAAATTTGCTGAAGAAAAATACGGCATTAGTTTTATACTTGGTATTCGAGCACCTGAAAACAGAACATTTAATGTAGAAGCAGAATATTTAGCCGTTTAACATATATGGGGGGAGTTTCCCCCATTTTAGTTTTTTGTTATAATGTTATAAGATTTGTGCAAGAGGTGGTAAAATGAACAAGCAAGTTATAACTAAATTAGAGTTTTTTTTAAACAGTTTAATACAAAGAGTTGAAGAAAATATCGACTTTGTTAAGGGAGTAGAATTTATTTTTAAATCTGGAACAAAAGAATATAAAGGCATTTATAATTTTGATGAAGGAACTTTGTTTTTCAATGGGAACAAGCAAAAAATTAAGTTTGACCAGATAGCTGAAATAATTAAAAATGAAAGTCAAAAATATGAATCATTAGGATTTAAATTATTTGAAAGAGGAAAGACAACAATCATATTAGCGGATAATAAAGGAGTGAAACTCAAAAACGTAGATGAAGAGACAATCGCTGTGAGTGATGAACATGATACTGCAGCCCTTAATTTAAAAAGGGATTACTACATAAAAATTAATGAAGCAAGCGAGCTTCTTAAAGCTATAGGTATATTGACTAAAGATGGCAAATTAAAAAACGACATGATAAGAAAATATAATCAGATTGACCACTTTGTTGAGCTTATAGACGCATATTTGGATGAACTTGGTGAATTGGATACTATAAATGTATTGGATTGTGCTTGCGGCAAATCCTATTTAACTTTTGTATTAAATTATTATATCAAAGAAAAAAAGAAAAAGAATTGCTATTTTATTGGTATAGATACATCGGATATAGTTATTCAAAATTCAACAAAAATTGCAAAACAGTTAGGATATAGAAATATGGAATTTATCAAGGGGAATATTAAGGATTATATGCCTGAAAAAAGGATAGATATTGTTATAAGCCTTCACGCTTGTGACATTGCTACTGACCTAGCATTAGGAGCTGCAATACAATTTAATTCAAAGGCAATTTTTGCAGTTCCCTGCTGCCATAGAGAATTATTAGAACAGGTTAAGTTTGAGAATTTAAATGAAATTTTTAAACATGGTATCTTTAAGTCGAGATTTTCAGACCTTTTAACTGACGGAATAAGGGGATTATTGTTAGAGTCTGCAGGATACAAGGTATCCATTGTAGAATATATTTCTCCGCTTGAAACTCCTAAAAACTTGTTAATAAGGGCTATAAAAGTATCTGATAGAAATGTTAAGGCGATTGAAGAATACAAAAAACTCAAAAATTTATTCTCTATTCAGCCATACTTAGAACGATATTTAAATTTATAATATTATTTTGAATCCCATGAATGGTTTCAAAGGGCGTTATTAAAACAAATCAAATCCAAAGTGTATTTGTGAGTATAAATTAGCCCTAGAAATCATAACATGGGATTTTTTAAAAAGTCCGTGGGATAAGTATAAGTTATTGCGTCTATTATAGTAGAAGGAAAGGAGAGATGATTATGAGAAGAATTGGGACAATTTCATCAGCTATAGGATTTATATTTCTTGGAATTTGGATGATGCTTGAAAAAACAAATCCTCAAGTTGCAAATTCAGTATTTAAATTCTGGCCTGTATTGTTTATTATATTAGGAGCTGAAGTAATAGCCATTAATTCAAGAAAAATCGACGAAAAGATAGGCTTTAATCCATTAATTATTTTTGTAATTTTGATTTACTTGTTTGTTAACGGGTTTCAATTTGTTACTAACAATTTTTTTGCAGGGAAGTTTGATTTTAATCCCTTCGAATTAAATATAGAAAGCTCAAGGTATAAACAGATTGGATTTAACCAGACTTATAAATTGAACACAAAACATCTGATATTACATTCTAATAATTTGGCTATTAATGTTAAAAAGTCGTCAGATAATAATTTATCACTTGATGGCAGAGCATATTTTGATAAAAACACTTTTTATCATGAGTTTAAACCTACAATTGAAGAAAACAGTGGTGTAACAAATATTTATTTTAATAATAAAGATATTAGAAGGATAGAATTGCAAATTGAGATACCTGAAAATATTGATTTTGACATTATTTCTGATAATCTAAAATTAGAGGGAGATACCCAAGTAAACGAATATAAACTTGAAATTGACAATGGCAAGATAAATTTAAAAAACGCAAACAAACTTAATATAAATTGCAACAATATCGATATGGATGTTGTTAATATCAAGACGATTAATATTGATGGAGATAATGGAAATATAAATATAAAAGGAAGAACAGAGGTTTTAAATATTGACATAGATAATGCAAAACTAAATATAAATAATTATGATTTAAAAAATTTTAAAATAAATTTGGACAGTGGAGTAGTTAACTTGATAACTAATGAAAAAAATGTAGATGCAGATTTAACAATAAACAGTGGGGTATGCAAACTAAACAATGAAAACAGAGTTAATTCGGGAATAAAAAAGGTTTTGGGAACGGGTGCTAATAAATTAAAAATAGAAGTTAATAATGGGGTAATCAATTTTAAAAATGTGGAGTGATGCAGTTGGACGATAAAGAATTGATTGAAAGGATAAGGAATGGTGATGAAGATTGCTTTGTTGAATTTGTTAATAAGCATAAAAATAAATTAGTTATGTTCTGCTATACCTATACAAAGGATATAAATGAAGCTGAGGACCTTTCTCAAGAAGTGTTTATTAAATTTTACCAGAATTTAAGAAGTTTCAGATTTGAATGTTCCATATCCACATATTTATTCAGAATAGCAAGAAATCTAAGTATTGACTATATAAGGAGAAAAAGAATAAAGCAGGTATTTGGACTATTTGATGTATTGAAGGATGATTTTGATTACGATAAAACTGATGAAAGGATTTTTGTTAGAAAGTGCATTTTAGAACTTCCTGAAAATTTAAGAACTATCATCGTTTTGTATTATTATATAGGATTTAAAGAAAGTGAAATATCAAATATACTAAATATTTCACCCAAAGCTGTTGAGGGAAGAATATATAGGGCAAAACAAAAATTGAAGAAAGAGTTAGAAAAAGGGGAGGTTTTAATATGCAAAGAAGAGAGGATGAATTAGATTTATTTATAAAGAATTCCTTTGAAGACATCAAAATAAGCAATAATTACAATGCTAAGCTATTTGAAAAGTTAAATGGGCATAAAAATAATAAATCAATTAGCATACCAGGCGTTTGCTTTATTACTTCAGGCGTTTTGCTAATACTCATGAACTTAACTAATTATTACTACAGGTTTTTTGAATGGCAATATACAATTAATGCAGAACTTAATATTTTATTTCAAAACATAAATAAGTTGTTAGGAGTGTGAAAAATATGAGAAGAAATAGTTTGCTTACTTTTTTGTCAGCCTTGATTCCAGGTGTAGGATATATGTATTTAGGACTTGTAAGAAGAGGAATCCAATTCTTAATCTTATTCTTACTCGTTGAGCCTGTGTTTGATATGGTGGGTTTAGGATTTTTATCAACCATTGTTAAAGTTCCAATATGGTTCTACACATTCTTTGATACTTTCAATTTAGCTAATAAAATTGACAGGGGCGAAATTGTCCATGACAGCGACTTGTTTGGAAACGGAAACTTTAGAATTAATGAAAGTATAAGCAATTTGTTTAGCAATAAATTTTTAACATTAGTTGGATGGGGATTAATTCTAATAGGAATAATTGCAGTATTTAATAAAATGTTTTATGGATATGAATTGTATAATTTAATAAGGTCTTACATTAGCACATATTTCGTTCCGGTGCTGTTTATTGCAATTGGTGCTTATTTGCTGCTAAAAAATAAGAGATTATAAATTTGTAAATGCTGCTAAAAAATTAAGCCCCAAAGATATGGAATTATATCATGGGGCTTTTTAATCAAATATTTTAAATTATTTGCAGTATTTTGTTAAAATTGAATCATAGTCGTGAACAAGCTCATCTACATATTCCGCAAATTCTTCAGGCGTGCAGGTTCCATGTTCGTCAAATATTCCGGTTACCTTCATACCGGCTTTTTTTGCTCCTGTAGCACCTGAAATTGTATCTTCGAACACAAGACAATGCTGAGGTTCAACATTTAGCCTTCTTGCAGTTTCTAAAAAAACATCGGGTTCAGTTTTGGTTTTAGATACTTCGTCAGTTGTAACAATCACTTCAAAATATTTAAGTATTTCATTTCTAGTCAGAACAGATTCAACTAAATCCTTAGAATTACTTGTAGCAATTCCAATTTTATAGCCATTGTTTTTTAAATACTCAAGAAACTCCTTTACTCCTTTTTTAATTTCTATAACAGAGGAATAGTATTCTGATACCATCTCTGACCATTCAACCATTATTTCCTCTACAGAATCTTTAATTCCGAATTTTTCTTTGAAATATAGTGCTGTATCAACAAAGCTCAAACCCTCTATAGTTTTTTGCAACTCTTCAGGGGGTGTGATACCATGTTTTTTCAAAAACTCGATATCAACTTGTTTCCAAACCCATAAAGAATCGATTAAAGTTCCATCCAAATCAAATATAACTGCTTTAATATTTGCTAGCATATAAACACCTCGTTTTGAACATGATATATATTAAATTATACCAAATTAAAACAATAAAGCAAATTTGACAAAAAATTTACGAATACCCAGCATAGGTATATTGACATTGTCTGAAATTTATCATATTATTAATCTGTAAATTAATTTTTTAACAAGGAGATGAAAGCATGAGTAAGAAAGTTATTATTATAGGTGGAGTTGCAGGAGGAGCAAGTGCTGCAGCAAGACTTAGAAGACTTGATGAAAATATAGAAATAGTAATGTTTGAAAGAGGAGATTATATATCATTTGCAAACTGTGGCCTGCCTTATTATATAGGTGGAACTATAAGCGAAAGACAAAATTTATTAGTTCAAACCGAAGAAGGCATGGAAAAAAGATTTAATATTGATATTAGAGTTAGAAGTGAAGTTACCAAAATAGACAGGGCAAATAAAGAAGTAGAAGTTTTTTCGGAAGGTAAAACATATAGAGAAAAATATGATTATATAATATTATCCCCTGGGGCTGCACCATTTGTGCCACAAATACCGGGTGTAGA from Caloramator mitchellensis encodes:
- a CDS encoding ABC transporter substrate-binding protein; protein product: MLNFFKKSNKNDEIAITFDEKNTNKGIENEVKISIINEKNIVNKMLNRIDEMEFATQNLIDTINGIYSNVEHSLDSLNDVMDEISSYSAIAQQVYASTTQSKEIAIETLNVAQEGNVAVDKSITAIRSIEKSVSDITDIVNMLSDKALKINDMLNIIKDISEQTNLLSLNASIEAARAGEAGRGFAVVAAEVKKLAQRSSESAEKIAQTIREINDTISKTVDAMNKSKSMVDEGVNIADNTKKVFDKIISAVKTTVSASDEINQGITKQVENFEKVVEATNILNKNSNELMKKTEYALLNAGYTKNSIDALYETSKDLNHVSNFVVNKIDISSIDEFEIITNLHGIPENYDPAMSFDSASARIFSNVHAGLLIQGNSTEVFPGLAKSWYVEDDNRTWVFNLRRGAKFHNGREITADDVKYSFERLLSPKLESPNAWFLGLVEGSDEYQKGRATNVSGISVVDKYKIKIRLKSPYTGFLLNLAQSACAVIAREDAERGTITGCGPYYIDEANENKCVLNAFKDYFGGAPYVDRIVLKFKDENLVEEFLNGKYDFIYFEDKATLDKLKTSGYSNIIMQNMMSTTYGGFNLNSNSALIRDKEIRQAINYAIDKNRIIDTLMKGMAQESRGPLPPGMLDNKYLSGYSYNPQKAREILNRRNIKNETLIIQTRTGTGNNTYELIAEMIKEDLEKIGIRCSIEKVLPQQYLKAETIAKCHIFISGWIADTGDPDNYLEPLFNPENFTDFTRYENSKVLELMKQAREVINPQKRIELYKEIQRIIVEDAPWIFLYHPQSGLAIKDGIVGVRLSSLGKIKFDDILIENKL
- a CDS encoding universal stress protein codes for the protein MQHILVCVTQQKTCERLIKKGAELKKDFGGELFVIHVAKDGDNFLDNPMQNDALEYLFDISKEYEASMTVLRSNNVVEAIEKFAKENDISQIVLGAAPGDVKENIILKGLYEKLPKCEFHIVNN
- a CDS encoding class I SAM-dependent methyltransferase, with translation MNKQVITKLEFFLNSLIQRVEENIDFVKGVEFIFKSGTKEYKGIYNFDEGTLFFNGNKQKIKFDQIAEIIKNESQKYESLGFKLFERGKTTIILADNKGVKLKNVDEETIAVSDEHDTAALNLKRDYYIKINEASELLKAIGILTKDGKLKNDMIRKYNQIDHFVELIDAYLDELGELDTINVLDCACGKSYLTFVLNYYIKEKKKKNCYFIGIDTSDIVIQNSTKIAKQLGYRNMEFIKGNIKDYMPEKRIDIVISLHACDIATDLALGAAIQFNSKAIFAVPCCHRELLEQVKFENLNEIFKHGIFKSRFSDLLTDGIRGLLLESAGYKVSIVEYISPLETPKNLLIRAIKVSDRNVKAIEEYKKLKNLFSIQPYLERYLNL
- a CDS encoding LiaI-LiaF-like domain-containing protein; its protein translation is MRRIGTISSAIGFIFLGIWMMLEKTNPQVANSVFKFWPVLFIILGAEVIAINSRKIDEKIGFNPLIIFVILIYLFVNGFQFVTNNFFAGKFDFNPFELNIESSRYKQIGFNQTYKLNTKHLILHSNNLAINVKKSSDNNLSLDGRAYFDKNTFYHEFKPTIEENSGVTNIYFNNKDIRRIELQIEIPENIDFDIISDNLKLEGDTQVNEYKLEIDNGKINLKNANKLNINCNNIDMDVVNIKTINIDGDNGNINIKGRTEVLNIDIDNAKLNINNYDLKNFKINLDSGVVNLITNEKNVDADLTINSGVCKLNNENRVNSGIKKVLGTGANKLKIEVNNGVINFKNVE
- a CDS encoding RNA polymerase sigma factor, whose translation is MDDKELIERIRNGDEDCFVEFVNKHKNKLVMFCYTYTKDINEAEDLSQEVFIKFYQNLRSFRFECSISTYLFRIARNLSIDYIRRKRIKQVFGLFDVLKDDFDYDKTDERIFVRKCILELPENLRTIIVLYYYIGFKESEISNILNISPKAVEGRIYRAKQKLKKELEKGEVLICKEERMN
- a CDS encoding HAD family hydrolase, which encodes MLANIKAVIFDLDGTLIDSLWVWKQVDIEFLKKHGITPPEELQKTIEGLSFVDTALYFKEKFGIKDSVEEIMVEWSEMVSEYYSSVIEIKKGVKEFLEYLKNNGYKIGIATSNSKDLVESVLTRNEILKYFEVIVTTDEVSKTKTEPDVFLETARRLNVEPQHCLVFEDTISGATGAKKAGMKVTGIFDEHGTCTPEEFAEYVDELVHDYDSILTKYCK